A region from the Mya arenaria isolate MELC-2E11 chromosome 2, ASM2691426v1 genome encodes:
- the LOC128208272 gene encoding pre-mRNA-splicing factor CWC22 homolog isoform X2, with product MKPKTNRRGKERASDKDTVVAYHEFIQGRIHGELNGVSIGPGYLFSKIALCLVIFGAICLVIGCLLITLRHRHVYLVDWNAQFLGPFFVAMFLLCCGIAVFLLQIARNRTNQYRKDLAFRPIGDYGVAVVHKSKLSYEEQKKTELKSGTTPHNVRHPGRPGVNDRGNQGDYSKPRGYDNRGYKDDRDRPRDNRDGRDRPRRQPQDEHDRPLKRDMDRPDEKERGRRPPDDRDRRRRPPDDEERKRRPPDDRRRPPDDRRGPDDRDRSRRPPQGPEDEKRRAEARRRYEDDKRRRLEEDRRRAELRKQAEANSQFYPSV from the exons ATGAAGCCGAAAACAAACCGACGGGGCAAAGAAAGGGCTAGCGACAAGGACACCGTTGTCGCTTACCATGAGTTTATTCAGGGACGAATTCACGGCGAACTAAATGGTGTCTCGATAGGTCCAGGTTACCTGTTCTCTAAAATCGCCTTATGCCTGGTCATTTTTGGGGCAATCTGCCTCGTAATAGGTTGTTTGCTTATCACCCTTCGCCACCGACATGTCTACCTTGTGGATTGGAATGCCCAGTTTTTGGGTCCGTTCTTCGTGGCAATGTTCCTCTTGTGTTGTGGTATTGCAGTCTTCCTATTGCAAATAGCAAGAAACAGAACAAACCAATACCGCAAAGATTTGGCA TTTCGACCCATTGGTGACTATGGTGTTGCTGTTGTCCACAAAAGCAAGCTGTCCTACGAAGAGCAAAAGAA GACAGAGTTGAAGTCTGGAACCACGCCACACAATGTTCGTCACCCTGGACGGCCG GGTGTGAATGACAGAGGTAACCAGGGTGATTATAGCAAGCCACGTGGCTATGATAACCGTGGTTACAAAGACGACCGCGATAGACCGCGTGACAATCGTGACGGACGTGACCGACCACGACGTCAACCACAAGACGAACATGACCGACCACTTAAGCGTGACATGGACAGACCAGATGAAAAGGAACGAGGGCGTCGACCTCCCGATGATAGAGATCGTCGCCGTCGGCCACCAGATGATGAGGAGCGCAAACGAAGACCTCCAGATGACAGACGGCGGCCACCTGATGACAGAAGGGGACCTGATGACAGAGACCGCTCAAGGAGGCCACCACAAGGTCCAGAAGATGAAAAACGCAGGGCAGAGGCTCGACGAAGATACGAGGATGACAAGAGAAGGCGACTTGAGGAGGACAGAAGGCGGGCTGAACTCAGGAAGCAGGCAGAGGCTAACTCACA GTTTTATCCTAGTGTTTAA
- the LOC128223030 gene encoding L-rhamnonate dehydratase-like, with product MSARDFPRIKEVRAYVPEAAKGDQGADCHDVDDDHWINGSPIPVANPMSGYELYQKYRKSWGINAIGSLVVEVEAEDGTTGVGVTIGGEPGCFIVEKHLSRFIEGQDPRNVELMNDQMFRATLNYGRKGLPIQAISAVDLALWDLLGKLRNEPVFALLGGKTKERLPVYSTTARPDLAKEFGFVGAKIPCPYGPSAGDEGMRKNVEFYKGWREKVGNDFPLSLDCYMALTVPYATRLAKELEPHGLKWMEEFLPPDDYEGYKEVRENLRGSKVLLTTGEHEYNRYGFKQLINSRCVDIIQPDITWLGGITEARRVVAMAASHDTMVIPHGSSVYSYHLQYAFSNCPVAEYINLSPKADKIVPYFGGLFPDEPLPANGFIDLPNRPGFGVTLCRDTLRRPYDRSPEDSKKNAEVNKNYKGPQKPHMPF from the coding sequence ATGTCTGCACGAGATTTTCCGCGCATTAAGGAGGTTCGCGCTTACGTACCGGAAGCGGCGAAAGGCGACCAGGGAGCTGATTGCCATGACGTCGACGATGACCATTGGATCAACGGAAGTCCCATACCGGTGGCCAATCCGATGTCTGGATACGAGCTCTACCAAAAGTACCGGAAGTCGTGGGGTATAAACGCGATTGGATCGCTCGTGGTCGAGGTGGAAGCGGAGGACGGAACTACCGGTGTAGGCGTCACGATTGGCGGGGAGCCCGGATGTTTCATTGTGGAGAAACATCTTAGCAGATTCATCGAAGGCCAAGATCCTCGTAACGTGGAACTGATGAATGATCAGATGTTTCGAGCGACCTTAAACTACGGTCGCAAGGGACTACCTATCCAGGCTATCAGCGCTGTGGATTTGGCCCTGTGGGATTTACTAGGTAAACTGCGGAATGAGCCGGTCTTTGCTTTACTCGGAGGCAAAACGAAGGAGCGATTACCTGTGTACTCAACAACAGCGAGACCCGATCTCGCGAAAGAGTTCGGTTTCGTCGGCGCTAAGATTCCATGTCCATATGGACCCTCCGCCGGCGACGAAGGAATGAGAAAGAATGTTGAGTTTTACAAAGGCTGGCGAGAGAAAGTCGGGAACGATTTCCCCCTGAGCTTGGACTGTTACATGGCGCTTACCGTCCCCTACGCAACCAGACTGGCCAAAGAGCTAGAACCGCACGGCCTCAAGTGGATGGAGGAATTCTTACCGCCCGACGACTATGAAGGATACAAAGAGGTTCGCGAAAACCTCCGGGGATCAAAAGTTCTACTGACCACTGGGGAACACGAGTACAATCGCTACGGCTTTAAGCAACTCATCAATTCCCGCTGTGTTGACATAATCCAACCGGATATAACATGGTTAGGCGGGATCACGGAAGCGAGGCGCGTCGTTGCCATGGCAGCGTCGCACGACACCATGGTGATTCCACATGGATCAAGCGTGTATTCCTACCATCTCCAGTACGCCTTTAGTAATTGTCCCGTGGCGGAATACATTAATCTGAGTCCTAAGGCAGACAAAATAGTCCCATATTTTGGCGGATTATTTCCCGATGAGCCACTTCCGGCAAACGGCTTCATTGACTTACCAAACAGACCTGGATTCGGAGTGACCCTGTGCAGGGATACCCTTAGACGCCCATATGATCGTTCGCCAGAAGATTCGAAGAAGAATGCTGAAGTGAACAAAAACTATAAAGGGCCCCAAAAGCCACACATGCCATTTTAA
- the LOC128243780 gene encoding scavenger receptor class F member 1-like, protein MIMARFNLLGVALLLIEVMSISLATSCHNDHECSTVQCSVPVASSFCNQGECACPLCDSDADCPLPCPFRFTGHCNQGNCTCRVILSGRRLLQPCTNDTPCYMPCPFGQVGHCDEGTCKCQIQCKPDICRIKCPTGVCMNGACDCNATCTRNTECANVYCYASQTGFCNLGHCDCHIPCTDDKDCPLPCPYPQSGYCDQYGSCRCH, encoded by the exons ATGATAATGGCACGATTTAATTTGTTAGGTGTGGCATTGCTTTTGATAGAAG TGATGTCGATCTCACTGGCCACATCCTGTCATAACGACCATGAATGCAGCACCGTACAATGTTCAGTTCCGGTTGCATCAAGTTTCTGCAATCAAGGCGAATGTGCATGCCCACTGTGTGATTCTGACGCTGACTGCCCACTCCCTTGTCCGTTCCGGTTTACTGGTCACTGCAACCAGGGCAACTGCACATGCAGAGTGATTTTATCCGGCAGACGACTGTTACAGCCTTGCACAAATGATACTCCATGCTATATGCCGTGTCCATTTGGGCAAGTCGGCCATTGCGATGAGGGGACGTGCAAATGCCAAATCCAATGCAAACCAGACATCTGTCGTATTAAATGCCCAACCGGCGTGTGCATGAATGGCGCATGTGACTGCAATGCAACTTGTACCCGGAATACCGAGTGTGCCAACGTCTACTGCTATGCGAGCCAGACTGGGTTTTGTAACTTGGGCCACTGTGACTGCCATATCCCTTGCACGGATGACAAGGACTGCCCACTTCCGTGCCCGTATCCACAGAGCGGATATTGTGACCAGTATGGCTCTTGCAGATGCCACTGA
- the LOC128208272 gene encoding uncharacterized protein LOC128208272 isoform X1, whose amino-acid sequence MKPKTNRRGKERASDKDTVVAYHEFIQGRIHGELNGVSIGPGYLFSKIALCLVIFGAICLVIGCLLITLRHRHVYLVDWNAQFLGPFFVAMFLLCCGIAVFLLQIARNRTNQYRKDLAFRPIGDYGVAVVHKSKLSYEEQKKTELKSGTTPHNVRHPGRPGVNDRGNQGDYSKPRGYDNRGYKDDRDRPRDNRDGRDRPRRQPQDEHDRPLKRDMDRPDEKERGRRPPDDRDRRRRPPDDEERKRRPPDDRRRPPDDRRGPDDRDRSRRPPQGPEDEKRRAEARRRYEDDKRRRLEEDRRRAELRKQAEANSQPQGDERGVDVDPGSRTYQIQTTVRLQRDQQGMDESDL is encoded by the exons ATGAAGCCGAAAACAAACCGACGGGGCAAAGAAAGGGCTAGCGACAAGGACACCGTTGTCGCTTACCATGAGTTTATTCAGGGACGAATTCACGGCGAACTAAATGGTGTCTCGATAGGTCCAGGTTACCTGTTCTCTAAAATCGCCTTATGCCTGGTCATTTTTGGGGCAATCTGCCTCGTAATAGGTTGTTTGCTTATCACCCTTCGCCACCGACATGTCTACCTTGTGGATTGGAATGCCCAGTTTTTGGGTCCGTTCTTCGTGGCAATGTTCCTCTTGTGTTGTGGTATTGCAGTCTTCCTATTGCAAATAGCAAGAAACAGAACAAACCAATACCGCAAAGATTTGGCA TTTCGACCCATTGGTGACTATGGTGTTGCTGTTGTCCACAAAAGCAAGCTGTCCTACGAAGAGCAAAAGAA GACAGAGTTGAAGTCTGGAACCACGCCACACAATGTTCGTCACCCTGGACGGCCG GGTGTGAATGACAGAGGTAACCAGGGTGATTATAGCAAGCCACGTGGCTATGATAACCGTGGTTACAAAGACGACCGCGATAGACCGCGTGACAATCGTGACGGACGTGACCGACCACGACGTCAACCACAAGACGAACATGACCGACCACTTAAGCGTGACATGGACAGACCAGATGAAAAGGAACGAGGGCGTCGACCTCCCGATGATAGAGATCGTCGCCGTCGGCCACCAGATGATGAGGAGCGCAAACGAAGACCTCCAGATGACAGACGGCGGCCACCTGATGACAGAAGGGGACCTGATGACAGAGACCGCTCAAGGAGGCCACCACAAGGTCCAGAAGATGAAAAACGCAGGGCAGAGGCTCGACGAAGATACGAGGATGACAAGAGAAGGCGACTTGAGGAGGACAGAAGGCGGGCTGAACTCAGGAAGCAGGCAGAGGCTAACTCACA ACCGCAAGGTGATGAACGAGGAGTGGACGTGGACCCTGGATCTCGGACATACCAGATACAGACCACAGTACGCTTACAACGTGACCAACAAGGCATGGACGAGTCTGACCTCTAG